One part of the Leptolyngbyaceae cyanobacterium genome encodes these proteins:
- a CDS encoding diguanylate cyclase: protein MYNHTLAMKINPKETHKGTILIIDDSQFILEFMFHFLSMCGFKVLVSTNGESAIYQAEYAQPDLIILDVVMPKINGFEICSRLKKNEATKNIPVIFMTALSEPKDQVKGFQLGAVDYITKPIQQEELLARVTTHLTVQNLQKQLREQNWRLQQQMARERLVTTMQERIRQSLNLEEILNTTVKEVRQFLQTDRVIIYQFQSDNIGVVAVESVGVGWKSIAKQTILEPCLKEKSLEFYKTGNTRAISDIYQHDLPQCHIDLLAEFEVRSNLIVPIRQGEKLWGLLIAHHCSKPRYWQQVEIDLLKQLVTQVGIAIQQAQLYEELKEANEKLNRLASLDSLTQLANRRRFNTYLNEQWECLVQKKLPLSLILCDIDFFKLYNDTYGHLAGDFCLQQVAEAIQKAVNCPAALVARYGGEELSVILPNAKTEDAFFIAEQIREAVKVLKIAHARSPIDRYLTLSLGVASIVPSPGFVPEQLIAVADRALYRAKEEGRDRVLIGEEYPLVDRAENLQNYR, encoded by the coding sequence ATGTACAATCACACCTTGGCAATGAAAATTAATCCGAAAGAAACTCATAAAGGAACTATTTTAATTATTGATGATAGCCAATTCATATTAGAATTTATGTTTCATTTCTTAAGTATGTGTGGATTTAAAGTGTTAGTATCAACTAATGGTGAATCGGCAATTTATCAGGCGGAGTACGCTCAACCAGATTTAATAATTTTAGATGTAGTTATGCCAAAAATCAATGGCTTTGAAATATGTTCGCGCCTTAAAAAAAATGAAGCAACTAAAAATATTCCCGTGATTTTTATGACAGCGCTTTCCGAACCAAAAGATCAAGTGAAAGGTTTTCAGTTAGGGGCAGTAGACTATATTACAAAACCCATTCAACAAGAAGAATTACTAGCGAGGGTAACTACCCACCTAACGGTTCAAAATTTACAAAAACAACTGAGGGAACAAAATTGGCGACTCCAGCAGCAAATGGCACGAGAGCGATTGGTGACAACCATGCAAGAGCGGATTCGGCAATCTTTGAATTTAGAGGAAATTCTCAATACTACCGTAAAGGAAGTCCGGCAATTTTTGCAAACGGATAGAGTAATTATTTATCAATTTCAATCTGACAATATAGGGGTGGTAGCTGTAGAATCAGTGGGTGTGGGATGGAAATCAATCGCCAAACAAACAATTCTAGAGCCTTGCTTGAAAGAAAAAAGCCTAGAATTTTATAAAACTGGTAATACAAGAGCCATATCAGATATTTACCAACATGATTTACCTCAATGTCATATAGATTTACTCGCTGAATTTGAAGTGAGATCTAACTTAATAGTGCCAATTAGACAAGGTGAAAAATTGTGGGGATTGCTGATTGCTCATCACTGCTCGAAACCGCGTTATTGGCAGCAGGTAGAGATTGATTTATTAAAACAACTAGTAACTCAGGTAGGAATTGCTATTCAACAAGCACAACTTTATGAAGAGTTGAAAGAAGCTAATGAAAAACTGAACCGTCTGGCTAGTTTAGATAGTTTGACTCAGTTAGCGAATCGTCGTCGGTTTAATACTTACTTGAACGAGCAATGGGAATGCTTGGTACAAAAAAAATTACCTTTGTCTTTGATTTTATGCGATATCGATTTTTTTAAACTTTACAATGACACTTACGGTCATTTAGCAGGGGATTTCTGTTTGCAGCAAGTAGCGGAAGCGATCCAAAAGGCGGTCAATTGTCCGGCAGCTTTAGTGGCGCGTTATGGAGGAGAAGAGTTATCGGTTATTTTACCGAATGCAAAGACGGAAGATGCTTTTTTTATTGCCGAACAAATTCGAGAGGCTGTAAAAGTATTGAAAATTGCTCATGCCAGATCGCCGATCGATCGCTATCTTACCCTGAGTTTGGGAGTTGCTAGTATTGTTCCTTCCCCTGGATTTGTCCCCGAACAATTGATTGCTGTAGCGGATAGAGCGCTTTATAGAGCGAAGGAGGAAGGACGCGATCGCGTTTTAATCGGCGAAGAATATCCTTTGGTCGATCGAGCGGAAAATTTGCAAAATTATCGTTAA